The DNA region TATATTTAATTGGAAGTATTTTTACTGGAATATAGTTGACATCCATAAATTTCTATAGTATAATATGTTTGTTAGAATATTCTTTAAAGTTAATTAATTGTATTATTTTCAATTATACAGTATTGAAAAAGCCGGCACTATACTGTATAATTAAAGGAGAAAAACACATGGAGCCAGAAATTAAAAAAATCACAACAAACTACGACGGCATCGCAAAATCGCTTCTCGATTCAATGAAAGATGAATCTCTTGTTGCTTTTATCAACAGTTCCTTTTCAAAAGATTTTAAAAAAGACGCGAAAGTTGTCAGACTCGCTACTGAAACTTACGACGAGGAACTTAAACAGAAACGCTGTGATTATTTCATTCGTATTGAAAATGACCTGTTCCTGATCGAGATACAGTCAAACGGCGACAGCGAAATGGCGATGCGTATTTTCGATTACGGCATCAGAGGTGCAAAAATCCACGGTTCAGTAAAGAACGATGAAATTATCGACCTTAAACTTCCTGAACCGGTCGTATTCTTTCTTAGAAAAAGAAACAATCCAAAGGAAAAGCTCTCTGTACGTATATCCGGTCCGCACGAAAATGATTCATTCACTTATGAGGCAAGAGTGATCTATCTTGACGACTACAGTTTTAAGGATATGATCGACAGATCAATGTTTCCGATGATCCCGTTCTACATGATGAGGTATGAAAAGAAACTTTTTGATCAGCACACGGTTAAAGATGAAACCGCAATCCTTACTGACCTCAGAAAATGCAGTGAACAACTGAAGGAAGCTTACAGAAATAACCGTATCGGACGCGAAATATACAAATATATCCGTGACTGGCTGGTAAGTGTATTCCGCACCATAGTCAGAAAAGCCGAAGAAAAACGAACCTTTATTGATCTGGAGGAGGCTGAGGAAATTATGCAGATGATCATGGACGAACCTATTGAAGGTTATGACATTTTCCAGACTATAAGAGAAAGTAAAATGGAAGGCAGGATGGAAGGTAGGATTGAAGGTAAGATTGAAGCCCAGACTGAAGTCGCCTTGAACATGCTCAAAAATAATATTCCAGACGATCTTATTCTTAACTGCTCCGGTATTTCAACTGAAACGCTTGAAAAGCTTAAGAAACAAATAACTGAAAAATAGAACAACAGCACTGATCACTTTCACGGATTGATCAGTGCTGTTGTTATTTTTATAGTATTAGCGTCAGTTCACTGTCTTAAAAAGGGCATGTAAACTGACGCTTTAAGATTTATTAACTTCCGTTACGCAGAACAGACTTTTCCTTTCGGGCGACCTGTTCTGTGCATTTCCTTTTTACTCTGATACATCTTTTCATCAGCGCGGTTCATTATCTGCTCGTATGACGAATCTTCATTGTGGTAGGATGAATATCCCGCCGCAATACTTAGGACAAAATCATCACGGTCTGCAAAATCACCGAAACCGGTTCGTTCCGTATTGTATTTGCTGATCTTATCCTGAAGTTTCTGCTGCAGCGCTTCAAGCAAAGCCCGGTCTGTCTCAGGCACCAGAGCGATGAATTCGTCGCCGCCGACGCGGTAAACCTTGTCGTAGACTGATGCAATGCATTCGGCAGCGCATTTTAAGAGAACATCTCCTCCGGCATGACCGAATGTATCATTGGTATATTTCAGATAATTAAGATCAAGTGACACGATGCTGATAGAATCCAGCGGGAATTTTCCTGTATCACGTTCAAGTGCATAGCGGTTTCCGAGTTCAGTGAGATTGTCGGTGTATGCTATTTTGTGAAGGAGCTCATTCTCACGTTCCCTGAAATATCCGGTAACGAGTTTCTGTATACTGTCCACCACTGCAATTGCGATATGGAAAATCAGGCCTATTTTTGTCAGGACGGACTGGTTTCCGAGTGTGGAGACAAATATAAAGAACACAACATTCAGAATAATAAAAACAAGCAGAGTGAGGAGCGAGATCTTATTAAGTGCAGACATTCCGCTGAATTTACGTGATATCATGACTGCTGCTGTCAGTGCAAATACGCCAAGGGCGCCGATAAACACCTTTATGGTCCTTGTGAACGATGATATGCCGGTGAAATGAAGCAGCAGCATTACAGCTGCAAGCATTACGAAAGCATAAAACAGAGGCTTCATTTTCATTCCCGGAACTATGTCTTCAAAATACAGTATGGTGAAAAGCGGAAG from Ruminococcus sp. HUN007 includes:
- a CDS encoding GGDEF domain-containing protein, which translates into the protein MINLRKSVLAAMMTVFLVILVVSGILTEGLANTPEKLEYLTGWEVQIPGEKTGDSYYPPDRQSYVLFMHHSFSEDMHGRTISFRTNDSFLDAYLTNEKGERSLIYHFGEKLRVGDSPGTYTHFISLPDSGTGEIEIRIETVYRNKFLTEYDVAIGAKNELIFGYLKKEVLSVTLNIILLTFGLLLIVIYIVSAFKRTPIPEVLSLGALTVAFTVYANCPLYANQFIFQNAVVQYYLNYFSLYLLPLFTILYFEDIVPGMKMKPLFYAFVMLAAVMLLLHFTGISSFTRTIKVFIGALGVFALTAAVMISRKFSGMSALNKISLLTLLVFIILNVVFFIFVSTLGNQSVLTKIGLIFHIAIAVVDSIQKLVTGYFRERENELLHKIAYTDNLTELGNRYALERDTGKFPLDSISIVSLDLNYLKYTNDTFGHAGGDVLLKCAAECIASVYDKVYRVGGDEFIALVPETDRALLEALQQKLQDKISKYNTERTGFGDFADRDDFVLSIAAGYSSYHNEDSSYEQIMNRADEKMYQSKKEMHRTGRPKGKVCSA